A DNA window from Schistocerca americana isolate TAMUIC-IGC-003095 chromosome 4, iqSchAmer2.1, whole genome shotgun sequence contains the following coding sequences:
- the LOC124613607 gene encoding putative ankyrin repeat domain-containing protein 20A12, producing the protein MDKDMAMQYREVKQEDDSETSSVHSDSEQNINESLSLVEKQVQQVDLKDESFMLLNPSQIKKEKLDSEEEDRDQGNDTEQIAQSQVDWYALLNGISMHIQTQAKNLSEHIKSQSEQIKSQSEHLKIQTKQQLQRQTKQIKFQNEQLKEHTKQQFKEHTKQVDTQLKKQTEHIEKVHNKIGFLTEELINMKSNIKDLKEDVSNIQTEIVEINARFETEVEKIQEQVEPMVKAEVKKEVSQAKETIIQRNKEQISQLRNSVQETEKRAKETGRTLPGKMLYNATCIQKKVTNLENQIKNNISYVVNGVNHSKVLEGK; encoded by the coding sequence ATGGATAAAGATATGGCAATGCAATACAGGGAAGTGAAGCAGGAGGATGATAGTGAAACAAGCTCTGTACACAGTGATAGTGAACAAAACATAAATGAATCTCTCTCACTGGTAGAAAAACAAGTACAGCAGGTAGATCTGAAAGATGAGAGTTTTATGTTGTTAAATCCATCCCagataaagaaagaaaagttagattctgaagaggaagacagagatcaggGAAATGACACAGAACAAATAGCACAATCACAAGTCGATTGGTATGCTTTGTTGAACGGCATTAGTATGCACATACAGACACAggccaaaaatttgagtgaacatATCAAATCCCAAAGTGAACAAATCAAATCACAAAGTGAACATCTtaaaattcaaacaaaacaacagctTCAAAGGCAAACTAAGCAAATTAAATTTCAGAATGAACAGCTCAAAGaacacacaaaacaacaatttAAAGAACACACAAAACAAGTAGATACACAGCTTAAAAAACAAACTGAACATATAGAAAAGGTACATAATAAAATAGGATTTCTTACTGAGGAATTAATAAATATGAAAAGTAACATTAAGGATCTGAAGGAAGATGTTAGTAACATTCAAACTGAAATCGTTGAAATCAATGCTAGGTTTGAAACAGAAGTAGAGAAAATACAAGAGCAGGTCGAACCTATGGttaaagctgaagtgaaaaagGAGGTTTCACAAGCGAAGGAAACCATCATTCAGAGGAATAAAGAACAGATATCTCAACTGAGAAATAGTGtccaagaaactgaaaaaagggctAAAGAAACAGGTAGAACTTTGCCAGGCAAAATGCTGTATAACGCGACTTGCATTCAGAAGAAGGTTACCAACCTTGAAAATCAAATTAAGAACAACATCTCTTACGTAGTAAATGGAGTAAATCATAGCAAAGTATTGGAGGGCAAATAA